The following coding sequences are from one Dermacentor silvarum isolate Dsil-2018 chromosome 4, BIME_Dsil_1.4, whole genome shotgun sequence window:
- the LOC119448794 gene encoding probable glutamate receptor, which translates to MRPMLGVSVVDGKVIFDGLAWYIIQCLQESLRFKFETRDRTQLQTTDEQIWSSRRSTGEWGGPLGMLERNESDITAHPVIPTADRLTVGTPLPAYVYSNPRYYAGTPNAYMTSVFGYLMSFDLEVWLGLLLCWPLVSALISLIEAVRSPVNFKDTIMDNLFDILGIMMFEGTVRPVRDVVGRVIFAVWWLAILVLMNSFQGTMKASMSVKTPTERLETFHDVAERPYLKPIIVRGTTFEHQFKVSPEPDLQKILATARRRGSILPASVVLTRATFDEMIAQRAVIFLEDNAMHSLVAALYPQKPGLGIIYPAMQHTISAQFAMFMRKTLDPKVVKLLHTRCRWMHESGMTERKRLQLLPRSWYLTRPSSSQVHSLSTEDTAALFYMVLLGLSVALSALAGELLLHRLIGTHGTIGGLRTRRFVRKRPALC; encoded by the exons ATGAGGCCCATGCTAGGAGTGTCAGTGGTCGACGGCAAAGTCATCTTCGATGGTCTGGCCTGGTACATCATCCAATGTCTGCAGGAGTCCCTCCGATTCAA GTTTGAAACGCGCGACAGGACGCAGCTGCAAACGACGGACGAACAGATCTGGTCCAGCCGACGTTCCACCGGCGAGTGGGGAGGTCCACTGGGAATGCTGGAGCGAAAT GAGTCCGACATCACGGCGCACCCAGTGATACCGACGGCAGACCGCCTGACAGTCGGCACACCGCTACCAGCCTATGTGTATTCCAACCCGCGATACTACGCCGGCACGCCCAACGCCTACATGACCAGCGTGTTCGGATACCTGATGAGCTTCGACCTGGAG GTGTGGTTGGGATTGTTGCTGTGCTGGCCTCTGGTGAGCGCCTTAATCTCCTTAATCGAAGCGGTGCGGTCTCCAGTGAACTTCAAGGACACCATCATGGACAACCTCTTTGATATCCTCGGGATCATGATGTTTGAAG GCACTGTTCGACCCGTGCGTGACGTGGTTGGCCGCGTGATCTTCGCTGTCTGGTGGCTGGCGATTCTGGTGCTGATGAACTCATTCCAGGGCACAATGAAGGCCAGCATGAGTGTCAAGACGCCAACCGAACGCCTGGAGACATTCCATGACGTGGCCGAGAGGCCGTACCTCAAACCGATCATCGTACGAGGAACCACATTCGAGCACCAGTTCAAG GTATCGCCAGAACCGGATCTGCAGAAGATTCTGGCAACGGCACGCCGTCGGGGGTCCATCCTGCCTGCCTCGGTGGTCCTCACTCGCGCAACGTTCGACGAGATGATCGCTCAGCGCGCCGTCATCTTCTTGGAGGACAACGCGATGCACAGCCTCGTCGCGGCCTTGTATCCGCAGAAACCGGGACTGGGCATCATCTATCCAGCCATGCAGCACACCATATCGGCTCAGTTCGCCATGTTCATGCGGAAAACCTTGGATCCGAAAGTTGTGAAACTTCTGCACACCAG ATGCCGTTGGATGCACGAGTCAGGAATGACAGAAAGGAAACGACTGCAATTGCTGCCTCGCTCCTGGTACCTCACGCGGCCTTCCTCGTCTCAAGTGCACTCCCTCTCGACCGAGGATACCGCGGCCCTGTTCTACATGGTGTTGCTGGGGCTAAGCGTGGCACTGTCCGCGCTCGCCGGCGAATTGCTCCTTCACCGCTTGATCGGAACCCATGGAACGATTGGCGGCCTACGGACGAGACGCTTCGTCAGAAAACGACCTGCTTTGTGCTGA